A window from Sus scrofa isolate TJ Tabasco breed Duroc chromosome 2, Sscrofa11.1, whole genome shotgun sequence encodes these proteins:
- the MGAT4B gene encoding alpha-1,3-mannosyl-glycoprotein 4-beta-N-acetylglucosaminyltransferase B, with translation MRLRNGTFLTLLLFCLCAFLSLSWYAALSGQKGDVVDVYQREFLALRDRLRAAEQESLKRSKELNLVLDEIKRAVSERQALRDGDSNRTWGRLTEDPRLKPWNASQKHVLHLPTVFHHLPHLLAKESSLQPAVRVGQGRTGVSVVMGIPSVRREVHSYLTDTLHSLISELSPQEKEDSVIVVLIAETDPQYTSLVTENIKALFPTEIHSGLLEVISPSPHFYPDFSRLRESFGDPKERVRWRTKQNLDYCFLMMYAQSKGIYYVQLEDDIVAKPNYLSTMKNFALQQPSEDWMILEFSQLGFIGKMFKSLDLSLIVEFILMFYRDKPIDWLLDHILWVKVCNPEKDAKHCDRQKANLRIRFKPSLFQHVGTHSSLAGKIQKLKDKDFGKHALRKEHVNPPAEVSTSLKTYQHFTLEKAYLREDFFWAFTPAAGDFIRFRFFQPLRLERFFFRSGNIEHPEDKLFNTSVEVLPFDNPQSDKEALQEGRSATLRYPRSPDGYLQIGTFYKGVAQGEVDPAFGPLEALRLSIQTDSPVWVILSEIFLKKAD, from the exons GCGATGTGGTGGACGTGTACCAGCGGGAGTTCCTGGCGCTGCGGGACCGGTTGCGTGCAGCTGAGCAGGAGAGCCTCAAACGCTCCAAAGAGCTCAACCTGGTGCTGGACGAGATCAAGAGGGCCGTGTCGGAGAGGCAGGCGCTGCGAGACGGAGACAGCAATCGCACCTGGGGCCGCCTAACAG AGGATCCACGCCTGAAGCCGTGGAACGCCTCGCAGAAGCACGTGCTGCACCTCCCCACTGTCTTTCACCACCTGCCGCACCTGCTGGCCAAGGAAAGCAGCCTGCAGCCGGCCGTGCGCGTGGGCCAGGGCCGCACCGGAG TGTCGGTGGTGATGGGCATCCCCAGTGTGCGGCGCGAGGTGCACTCGTACCTGACAGACACGTTGCACTCGCTCATCTCGGAGCTGAGCCCGCAGGAGAAGGAAGACTCGGTCATCGTGGTGCTGATCGCTGAG ACTGACCCACAGTATACCTCACTGGTGACGGAGAATATCAAGGCCTT GTTCCCTACAGAGATCCATTCCGGGCTCCTGGAGGTcatctccccttctccccacttctACCCTGACTTCTCCCGCCTCCGAGAGTCCTTTGGGGACCCCAAGGAGAGAGTCAG GTGGAGGACCAAACAGAACCTTGATTACTGCTTCCTCATGATGTATGCACAGTCCAAAGGCATCTACTACGTGCAG CTGGAGGATGACATCGTAGCCAAGCCCAACTACCTGAGCACCATGAAGAACTTCGCCCTCCAACAGCCCTCAGAGGATTGGATGATCCTGGAGTTCTCCCAGCTGGGTTTCATTG ggaagATGTTCAAGTCCCTAGACCTAAGCCTCATTGTGGAGTTCATCCTCATGTTCTACCGGGACAAACCCATCGACTGGCTCCTAGACCATATTCTGTGGGTGAAAGTCTGCAACCCTGAGAAGGATGCG AAGCACTGTGACCGGCAGAAGGCCAACCTGCGGATCCGCTTCAAGCCATCCCTCTTCCAGCATGTGGGCACTCACTCCTCGCTGGCGGGCAAGATCCAGAAACTGAAG GACAAGGACTTTGGGAAGCATGCACTACGGAAGGAGCACGTGAACCCACCCGCTGAAGTGAGCACGAGCCTCAAGACATACCAGCACTTCACCCTGGAGAAGGCCTACCTACGCGAGGATTTCTTCTGGGCCTTCACGCCAGCTGCGGGGGACTTCATCCGCTTCCGCTTCTTCCAGCCACTGCGACTGGAGCG GTTCTTCTTCCGCAGTGGGAACATTGAGCACCCAGAGGACAAGCTCTTCAACACGTCTGTGGAGGTGCTGCCTTTTGAT AACCCGCAGTCAGACAAGGAGGCCCTGCAAGAGGGCCGCTCAGCCACTCTCCGGTACCCTCGGAGCCCTGATGGCTACCTCCAGATCG GCACCTTCTACAAAGGTGTGGCACAGGGAGAAGTGGATCCTGCCTTTGGCCCACTGGAAGCACTGCGCCTCTCCATCCAGACAGACTCGCCCGTGTGGGTCATTCTGAGTGAG ATCTTCCTGAAAAAGGCCGACTAA
- the LTC4S gene encoding leukotriene C4 synthase produces the protein MKDEVALLATVTLLGVLLQAYFSLQVISARRAFRVSPPLTTGPPEFERVYRAQVNCSEYFPLLLATLWVAGIYFHEGAAALCGLIYLYARFRYFQGYARSAQQRLAPMYASACALWLLLALAALGLLAHFLPAALRTELQELLPRA, from the exons ATGAAGGACGAGGTGGCTCTTCTGGCCACTGTCACCCTCCTGGGAGTCCTGCTGCAAG CCTACTTCTCCCTGCAGGTGATTTCGGCGCGCAGGGCCTTCCGCGTGTCGCCGCCGCTCACCACCGGCCCGCCGGAGTTCGAGCGTGTCTACCGAGCCCA AGTAAACTGCAGCGAGTACTTCCCTCTGCTCCTCGCCACGCTCTGGGTCGCCGGCATCTACTTTCACGAAG GTGCAGCGGCACTGTGTGGCCTCATCTACCTGTACGCACGCTTCCGCTACTTTCAGGGCTACGCCCGCTCTGCGCAGCAAAG GCTGGCCCCGATGTACGCAAGCGCGTGCGCCCTCTGGCTTCTCTTGGCGCTGGCTGCTCTCGGCCTGCTCGCCCACTTCCTTCCGGCTGCGCTGCGCACGGAGCTCCAGGAACTACTGCCAAGGGCCTGA